A stretch of Henckelia pumila isolate YLH828 chromosome 4, ASM3356847v2, whole genome shotgun sequence DNA encodes these proteins:
- the LOC140894610 gene encoding uncharacterized protein isoform X2, with the protein MGAVTSSMAAKFAFFPPNPPSYAVTTAEEAKGKLRMTEVAEKENVDVLKVKTKRGTEIVAVYVKNPMAKLTLLYSHGNAADLGQMYDLFSELSIHLRVNLMGYDYSGYGQSTGKPSEQNTYADIEAAYECLQETYGVKEEDIILYGQSVGSGPTLDLASRLSRLRAVVLHSAILSGLRVMYPVKRTYWFDIYKNIDKIPLVQCPVLLIHGTADDVVDCSHGKQLWELCQDKYEPLWVKGGNHCDLELYPEYIKHLKKFISAIEKSGHTRNGSFSSVDQMDIARNSTDCRPRPSLDQREKSKSSTDHRENPRVSIDRRDKSRASTDKRERSRKSVDYTEKPNNNTEQPERARNSIDRFGDMMKSAVLCNIDCFKPVGTKV; encoded by the exons ATGGGGGCGGTGACGTCGTCGATGGCGGCGAAGTTTGCGTTTTTTCCGCCGAATCCACCTTCGTACGCGGTGACGACGGCGGAGGAGGCGAAGGGGAAGCTGCGGATGACGGAGGTTGCGGAGAAGGAAAACGTCGACGTTCTGAAAGTTAAGACGAAGAGGGGGACGGAGATTGTGGCGGTTTATGTGAAGAACCCGATGGCGAAGCTCACGTTGTTGTACTCTCACGGCAACGCCGCTGATCTAGGGCAGATGTACGACCTCTTTAGTGAGCTCAGCATTCACCTCCGAGTCAATTTGATGGG GTATGACTATTCAGGCTATGGACAGTCTACCGGGAAG CCAAGTGAGCAAAACACTTACGCAGACATAGAAGCTGCATATGAATGCCTTCAAGAGACTTATGGTGTGAAGGAAGAGGATATAATATTGTACGGACAGTCTGTTGGCAGTGGACCAACTTTAGATTTGGCTTCTCGTTTGTCTAGATTAAGAGCTGTTGTGCTTCATAGCGCTATACTCTCAGGACTGCGAGTTATGTATCCCGTGAAGCGAACATATTGGTTTGACATTTATAAG AATATCGACAAAATCCCATTGGTCCAATGCCCAGTATTGCTTATTCAT GGTACGGCAGATGATGTAGTAGATTGCTCCCATGGGAAACAGCTATGGGAGCTTTGTCAAGACAAGTACGAGCCATTATGGGTTAAAGGTGGCAACCATTGTGACCTTGAGCTCTACCCAGAATATATCAAGCATTTGAAGAAGTTCATCTCAGCTATCGAGAAATCTGGACATACGAGGAACGGATCCTTTTCATCTGTGGATCAGATGGACATTGCTCGAAACAGCACAGATTGCAGACCTAGACCAAGCTTAGATCAGAGAGAGAAGTCGAAATCAAGCACAGATCACAGGGAGAATCCTCGAGTGAGCATAGATCGAAGAGACAAGTCTAGAGCAAGCACCGACAAGAGAGAAAGATCACGGAAAAGTGTGGATTATACTGAGAAACCGAATAACAACACAGAACAGCCAGAGAGAGCACGGAACAGCATAGATCG CTTTGGAGATATGATGAAATCGGCTGTTTTGTGTAATATCGACTGTTTCAAGCCTGTGGGAACAAAGGTTTGA
- the LOC140894610 gene encoding uncharacterized protein isoform X1: MGAVTSSMAAKFAFFPPNPPSYAVTTAEEAKGKLRMTEVAEKENVDVLKVKTKRGTEIVAVYVKNPMAKLTLLYSHGNAADLGQMYDLFSELSIHLRVNLMGYDYSGYGQSTGKPSEQNTYADIEAAYECLQETYGVKEEDIILYGQSVGSGPTLDLASRLSRLRAVVLHSAILSGLRVMYPVKRTYWFDIYKNIDKIPLVQCPVLLIHGTADDVVDCSHGKQLWELCQDKYEPLWVKGGNHCDLELYPEYIKHLKKFISAIEKSGHTRNGSFSSVDQMDIARNSTDCRPRPSLDQREKSKSSTDHRENPRVSIDRRDKSRASTDKRERSRKSVDYTEKPNNNTEQPERARNSIDRLVSICICQSFFSYMLEQTREHQKTPLMEWKKPKGMISFIKGAKFIFL; encoded by the exons ATGGGGGCGGTGACGTCGTCGATGGCGGCGAAGTTTGCGTTTTTTCCGCCGAATCCACCTTCGTACGCGGTGACGACGGCGGAGGAGGCGAAGGGGAAGCTGCGGATGACGGAGGTTGCGGAGAAGGAAAACGTCGACGTTCTGAAAGTTAAGACGAAGAGGGGGACGGAGATTGTGGCGGTTTATGTGAAGAACCCGATGGCGAAGCTCACGTTGTTGTACTCTCACGGCAACGCCGCTGATCTAGGGCAGATGTACGACCTCTTTAGTGAGCTCAGCATTCACCTCCGAGTCAATTTGATGGG GTATGACTATTCAGGCTATGGACAGTCTACCGGGAAG CCAAGTGAGCAAAACACTTACGCAGACATAGAAGCTGCATATGAATGCCTTCAAGAGACTTATGGTGTGAAGGAAGAGGATATAATATTGTACGGACAGTCTGTTGGCAGTGGACCAACTTTAGATTTGGCTTCTCGTTTGTCTAGATTAAGAGCTGTTGTGCTTCATAGCGCTATACTCTCAGGACTGCGAGTTATGTATCCCGTGAAGCGAACATATTGGTTTGACATTTATAAG AATATCGACAAAATCCCATTGGTCCAATGCCCAGTATTGCTTATTCAT GGTACGGCAGATGATGTAGTAGATTGCTCCCATGGGAAACAGCTATGGGAGCTTTGTCAAGACAAGTACGAGCCATTATGGGTTAAAGGTGGCAACCATTGTGACCTTGAGCTCTACCCAGAATATATCAAGCATTTGAAGAAGTTCATCTCAGCTATCGAGAAATCTGGACATACGAGGAACGGATCCTTTTCATCTGTGGATCAGATGGACATTGCTCGAAACAGCACAGATTGCAGACCTAGACCAAGCTTAGATCAGAGAGAGAAGTCGAAATCAAGCACAGATCACAGGGAGAATCCTCGAGTGAGCATAGATCGAAGAGACAAGTCTAGAGCAAGCACCGACAAGAGAGAAAGATCACGGAAAAGTGTGGATTATACTGAGAAACCGAATAACAACACAGAACAGCCAGAGAGAGCACGGAACAGCATAGATCGGTTAGTCTCAATATGTATCTGTCAAAGTTTCTTCAGTTATATGCTCGAACAAACAAGGGAGCACCAAAAAACTCCATTGATGGAGTGGAAGAAGCCTAAAGGGATGATCTCTTTTATCAAGGGGGCAAAATTTATATTTCTGTGA
- the LOC140863290 gene encoding WPP domain-interacting tail-anchored protein 1: MGSDTIQDGSASAELVGSGEMEAESNNMDSLEVVSSRGDIIEELDSAAKSLTRVELDLACCSEKLVNLDILVMHVASRENDFETFALEGEHTLEGSAEKAFQFDLLYGFLDSEIRELDTFLVGLQTDVATSGKVISSFKQLGDGFREMEEKMRDCEESLKRSFEQLSDMKVQSANFHRILLPSSEDEKSKYDQEFAGLENGELSNLNTKIRMQTAEQQRHILRMLEKSLAREMDFEKKLTEARQIEEDLKFRLQQEVIGIEEEAEIIWERLFEAENNSEILLGVLNELVGRIQIAQFNLNGYVQREGELVFQCEGLNEQLQKKDLALVHSERSRDELLEKVNLLEQKLNEYEAQLHTVEDTSEQNKESSSMIYARKNIGDETMEKDTEAEKRVESSESECKLLRESNMELNNDLSRLRSGIADATERVEQLERQLKDSEFKGLHARASAEASEEKQNMLNCTIEDMEDLIKDLKSKVSKAESQTESIEDKCITLSESNAELVGEVNFLRGRVEHMETSLHQADDAKKETVKHVRMYTKVIADLVVQLALERERLHKQISTLAKGKKVVVKHLKQMNEDNSFNMVENPAANAKLVKVSNFSLNHGTSGNEIDEKITGSSVTAYQIGNDPGDSLLTNEIKMEHSISASKLEPVRNIEPSQLNFKYVSVAVLGMVISLLAAFLFQSYEWQNSKNTD, translated from the exons ATGGGTTCCGATACCATTCAAGATGGGTCTGCTTCTGCCGAACTTGTAGGTTCTGGAGAAATGGAAGCTGAATCAAATAATATGGATTCACTTGAAGTTGTTTCATCTCGTGGAGACATCATTGAAGAGCTAGATAGTGCAGCAAAATCTTTAACAAGGGTTGAATTAGATTTAGCATGTTGCTCTGAAAAGCTGGTTAATCTGGATATACTTGTGATGCATGTGGCTTCAAGGGAAAATGATTTTGAAACTTTTGCTTTGGAGGGGGAGCATACACTGGAAGGCTCAGCTGAGAAAGCATTTCAATTTGACCTTTTATATGGGTTTTTGGACTCTGAAATCAGAGAACTGGATACTTTTCTAGTGGGTCTTCAAACTGATGTTGCTACATCTGGAAAGGTCATATCATCATTCAAGCAGCTTGGTGATGGTTTTAGGGAAATGGAAGAAAAGATGCGAGATTGTGAGGAATCCCTGAAACGGTCATTTGAACAGTTATCAGACATGAAAGTGCAATCTGCAAACTTCCATAGGATCTTGTTACCTTCTTCGGAAGATGAAAAAT CGAAATATGACCAGGAGTTTGCAGGTCTGGAAAATGGCGAGCTCTCTAATTTGAATACAAAGATTAGAATGCAGACCGCAGAGCAGCAGAGGCATATTTTGAGAATGCTGGAGAAGTCTTTGGCTCGCGAAATGGATTTTGAGAAGAAGCTAACTGAGGCTAGACAAATTGAGGAAGATTTAAAATTTAGGCTACAACAAGAAGTCATCGGTATTGAAGAAGAAGCTGAAATTATTTGGGAAAGACTGTTTGAGGCAGAAAATAATTCAGAAATTTTGTTGGGGGTTTTGAATGAGCTAGTTGGGAGAATTCAGATTGCACAATTTAATTTAAATGGATATGTTCAGAGAGAAGGAGAATTGGTATTTCAGTGTGAAGGTCTAAATGAACAACTGCAAAAAAAAGACCTTGCTTTAGTGCACTCTGAGCGTTCCAGGGATGAACTTTTGGAAAAAGTTAATTTACTAGAGCAGAAACTGAATGAATATGAAGCTCAACTGCACACCGTTGAGGATACTTCAGAGCAAAATAAAGAATCTTCCTCAATGATTTATGCCAGGAAAAACATAGGTGATGAAACTATGGAAAAGGACACTGAAGCTGAAAAGCGGGTTGAGAGTTCCGAATCAGAGTGTAAATTGCTTAGAGAGTCTAATATGGAGCTTAATAATGACCTGAGTCGCTTGAGAAGTGGCATTGCTGATGCAACTGAGAGGGTGGAGCAACTAGAGAGGCAGTTAAAAGATTCCGAATTTAAGGGACTACATGCACGGGCATCTGCTGAAGCTAGTGAAGAGAAGCAAAATATGCTAAATTGCACGATCGAGGATATGGAAgatttgataaaagatcttaaATCAAAGGTTTCAAAGGCCGAAAGTCAGACTGAGAGCATTGAAGATAAGTGCATCACCTTGTCAGAGTCCAATGCCGAACTTGTTGGAGAAGTTAATTTTCTTAGAGGTAGAGTGGAGCACATGGAAACATCTTTGCATCAGGCTGATGACGCAAAGAAGGAGACTGTAAAACATGTTAGGATGTATACTAAAGTCATTGCTGATTTAGTTGTGCAGTTGGCTCTTGAAAGAGAACGTCTTCACAAGCAG ATTTCAACTTTGGCAAAAGGGAAAAAGGTAGTGGTTAAGCATTTGAAGCAAATGAACGAGGACAATTCCTTCAATATGGTTGAAAATCCTGCTGCCAATGCAAAATTAGTGAAGGTCTCTAATTTTAGTCTTAACCATGGGACCTCTGGAAATGAAATTGACGAGAAAATAACAGGGTCTTCAGTTACAGCTTATCAG attGGAAATGATCCTGGAGATTCATTATTAACAAATGAGATTAAGATGGAGCATTCCATTTCCGCCTCCAAGCTCGAGCCTGTGAGGAACATAGAACCAAGTCAGCTAAATTTCAAGTACGTGTCTGTTGCTGTTCTTGGAATGGTGATTTCTTTGTTGGCGGCTTTTCTCTTCCAGAGCTACGAATGGCAAAATTCGAAGAACACGGACTAA
- the LOC140864700 gene encoding uncharacterized protein, translating into MAEVSNLHRLNHHPLPLSRRSVSSTATTGSLQGDAGEEEEEEEFYRHPDPLFFNFDSLSSPGNPSNPTFLDDYTSSFTFDFDANATENLDSESEDPNCFFFGGEEDEEQMNFVSDLFESRETHLTEDPIWEFDPEPVDESGLEFGFGPGLGSNRGLRVVDMDSESDSEEFEVNSGFVNNNDDNYDDGFEVNNENYHSANEREEFEWEEVSERLHFDEVENLNSVIDRIEEISVSSDISSSDGGNLMLGDDMREEDEGNIEWEVLLAMNDLERNFELENSAESIDENGTRHDNLRDREDYILALEYDALFGQLVENENALKGSPPAAKSVVENLHSVVYTKEEVEENSCLVSCAVCMDEFAVGEKLTRMPCYHLYHGECILPWLHSRNTCPVCRFELPTDDADYERRRSDRGGGGLSASRLMILR; encoded by the coding sequence ATGGCGGAGGTCTCTAATCTACACCGCCTCAACCACCATCCGCTGCCGCTTTCCCGGCGCTCCGTATCATCCACCGCCACGACTGGGTCTCTGCAAGGAGATGCCGGAGAGgaagaagaggaagaagaaTTCTATCGTCATCCTGAccctttattttttaatttcgaTTCATTATCCTCTCCAGGTAATCCTTCAAACCCCACATTTTTGGATGATTACACTAGTTCTTTCACTTTCGATTTCGACGCAAACGCAACTGAAAACCTGGACTCTGAATCCGAGGACCCTAATTGCTTCTTCTTCGGAGGCGAAGAAGATGAGGAGCAGATGAATTTCGTCTCAGATCTATTCGAATCGCGTGAAACCCACTTGACGGAGGACCCGATCTGGGAGTTTGATCCAGAACCGGTAGACGAGTCGGGCCTTGAGTTCGGGTTTGGTCCTGGCCTTGGGTCAAATAGGGGACTTCGGGTTGTGGACATGGATTCGGAGTCAGATTCTGAAGAATTCGAGGTAAATTCTGGTTTTGTCAACAATAATGATGATAATTATGATGATGGCTTTGAGGTGAATAATGAGAACTATCATAGCGCAAATGAGAGGGAAGAGTTTGAATGGGAGGAGGTGAGTGAAAGACTTCATTTTGACGAGGTAGAGAATTTGAATTCTGTTATTGATAGAATTGAGGAAATATCCGTTTCGTCAGATATTTCTTCGTCAGACGGTGGAAATTTGATGTTAGGTGATGATATGCGGGAAGAGGATGAGGGAAATATAGAATGGGAAGTGCTGTTGGCAATGAATGATTTGGAGAGGAATTTTGAGCTGGAAAATTCCGCAGAAAGTATTGACGAGAATGGGACTCGCCATGACAATCTGCGGGATCGTGAAGATTATATTTTGGCACTGGAATATGATGCCCTTTTCGGGCAGTTGGTAGAGAATGAGAATGCTTTGAAGGGTAGTCCCCCGGCTGCTAAATCCGTGGTGGAGAACCTGCATTCGGTGGTGTATACAAAGGAGGAGGTAGAGGAAAATAGTTGTCTGGTTTCTTGTGCAGTTTGTATGGATGAGTTTGCTGTTGGTGAGAAGTTGACAAGGATGCCTTGCTACCATCTATACCACGGTGAATGCATTTTGCCGTGGCTCCACAGTAGGAATACATGTCCTGTTTGTCGATTCGAGTTACCCACAGATGATGCAGATTATGAGAGGAGGAGGTCTGATAGAGGAGGTGGTGGACTTTCTGCTTCAAGGCTAATGATCTTGAGGTAA